A stretch of Tigriopus californicus strain San Diego chromosome 11, Tcal_SD_v2.1, whole genome shotgun sequence DNA encodes these proteins:
- the LOC131889825 gene encoding double-headed protease inhibitor, submandibular gland-like codes for MIKALSILALLFGAGLAAILEKTDNCIQKCTKLEGFSPVCDEANYQYDNNCIATECSKTKYRIVCHKECPCKLECQECQTKPESPVCGVDGKNYRNKCEAHCNNVDIECEKVCGCWD; via the exons ATGATCAAGGCATTGTCGATATTGGCGTTGCTCTTCGGAGCTGGACTCGCTGCCATCTTAGAAAAAACAGACAATTGCATCCAAAAGTGTACCAAACTTGAAGGATTCTCACCCGTTTGTGACGAGGCCAACTACCAATACGACAACAATTGCATTGCCACCGAGTGTTCTAAG ACAAAATATCGCATTGTTTGCCACAAAGAATGTCCGTGCAAATTGGAATGTCAGGAGTGCCAAACTAAACCGGAAAGTCCAGTGTGTGGAGTGGACGGAAAAAACTATCGAAACAAA TGCGAGGCCCATTGCAACAACGTTGACATTGAATGCGAAAAAGTGTGCGGATGTTGGGACTAA
- the LOC131889817 gene encoding uncharacterized protein LOC131889817 encodes MKEPLLSGTYSIQKPLGLWNYHYLIGREVISPKCRIDLQIAKEHYGWEIRLSCLQVPNSNTVLEIQDVYRKFLKTSVFGYPAEVFWNVRGQNGLFAQVTIGTLGTFDIKGDFSQGGMSLSILNKGSGRSLREFWTKRMTEDGLYSMAASKISSLHEGRRHSLQIAKSGDDVTISGAAFKTTKFRMDEDFDFKLKDDLKKVNMKRFGPARYLIGLKGNSENEEKWIASFHGTKLILDGRSLKQPMDTRYIWIKRPLFVGTFNLVQAMGISKYGAFCRFPPILITTMKHQLGSNWVFDICDGKILIESTSVLVPFSRSFFLGQEFLANLPGFTDPFTVNGTLYSDLMTFTMANPKISFLMTMKFTSNFAVFTNQIQGTTISYKLLFQRIMNPF; translated from the exons atgaaggagcctctCTTATCGGGGACATACTCCATCCAGAAGCCTTTGGGTCTGTGGAATTATCATTATCTAATAG GTAGAGAAGTGATAAGTCCAAAGTGTCGTATAGACCTTCAAATAGCAAAGGAGCATTACGGTTGGGAGATTCGATTAAGTTGTCTCCAAGTCCCAAATTCGAATACCGTTTTGGAAATTCAAGACGTTTATCGAAAATTCCTTAAAACAAGTGTGTTTGGTTACCCAGCTGAG GTGTTTTGGAATGTTCGGGGTCAAAATGGTCTATTTGCCCAAGTCACAATTGGAACATTGGGAACTTTTGACATCAAAGGAGACTTTTCACAAGGAGGAATGAGTCTTTCCATTCTCAATAAAGGCTCAGGACGATCTTTGAGAGAATTCTGGACCAAGCGGATGACTGAAGATGGATTGTACTCAATGGCAGCGTCCAAGATTAGCTCTCTGCATGAGG GTCGGAGGCATAGTTTACAAATTGCCAAGTCTGGTGATGACGTCACAATAAGTGGAGCAGCTTTTAAAACGACGAAATTTCGAATGGACGAAGACTTcgacttcaaattgaaagacgATTTGAAGAAAGTAAATATGAAGCGATTTGGACCAGCAAGATATCTGATTGGGTTAAAAGGCAATtcagaaaatgaggaaaaatggATTGCCTCATTTCACGGAACAAAGCTCATTTTGGATGGACGTAGTTTGAAGCAACCCATGGATACCCGATATATTTGGATTAAGCGACCCCTATTTGTAGGAACGTTTAATCTCGTTCAAGCAATGGGTATCTCTAAATATGGTGCGTTTTGTCGATTCCCTCCAATCTTGATCACGACAATGAAGCATCAATTGGGTTCAAATTGGGTCTTTGATATTTGTGATGGAAAGATCTTGATCGAGTCCACTTCGGTTTTGGTGCCTTTTTCCCgttccttctttctcggacaAGAATTCTTGGCCAATCTTCCTGGCTTCACCGATCCTTTCACG gTCAATGGAACCCTTTACAGCGATTTGATGACCTTCACGATGGCAAATCCTAAGATATCATTCCTTATGACCATGAAGTTTACTTCAAATTTTGCCGTCTTCACGAATCAGATTCAAGGGACAACTATCTCGTACAAGCTATTGTTCCAAAGAATCATGAATCCCttctaa